From Humibacter ginsenosidimutans, a single genomic window includes:
- a CDS encoding Ig-like domain-containing protein, whose translation MPSHDGPLRAAFSTGAVAGDGVATGSVAYFADSRGLITVDTESGTVKRAATASGTPAPPTVVGGEVYAAWLGPGGGTLWGSTSSRTRALTVPSGVVERASSLAPMIASNGSTAVLDETSTGLLWTIPSGTLIPRSQWSAQSTPREQQTSEQVVQVPQEEPPVAVPSTFGVRAGAQTLLPVLLNAYDPNKDDVLTIDPGSITALSDPGFGTLSLANDDQGVVFTAHAQSGSATFSYAVTDGREKSAPATVTVNLMPSTQRSAPVWCGVQECRQSWPVASLAPGGSTRVQVLTGWVDPDGDPMVLESAAKVEAKAPITVVPAPDGTVVIQHTDPNAAGASYHVMVTVADARGGVSQKTLDVEVAANPALQVHSFTALAGVGQTRTVDVGPHISGGSGSYRLLSAVATSGQGQVTVDADPSTDSLTLSAGSAGDHTIRVTVQDLQTHAQQTGTMRFSVEAHAQALTIPPQTAFVQSKQDTTLDVLDVVQTMSSRVLSVVSATSNTPSLSVSVVGTRRLRVSGSTGDGQPGEVGVADFTVTDGAGTTAQGQVTVFLSPRSSGVAPIPVPDAVTVRAGAQIDIPVTANDIAPRGEQIELSPSVRGSGAPGELAFASGTTLRYLAPTKAGTYTLHYSVFLASDPERVASSIVTVTVIGSGGDHPPTPPALSASVVSGSTVSIPVPTSGADPDGDTTSLSGVDLLRSGQGTASMNAEGTAIEYTAPAAGVTGGQLQFRYRLRDTQGEDAAGTVTVAVLPAAHADVTPVTYTDTVHAVVGSPKTITAQPLLSDSDPAGGTLRLVSLVPNAPQKSSDGEYARLKALIDPATDLSKGIVKLRAGAVQGVQSYIYTVRSSATTSTAQGLIVVDVTEQAAPETPVVADTVVTLADRLRLATGIDVVSGKVVWPSGDAATMTLNVVGAAASRYTAKGNRISGPLPADGALIPFSLTGTDVFGHKRVAYGFLRIPAFDEMPVALKSGLDPYNVGEEQTTTVDVAKAAGVAKGDRLELKSGSELPVQRANARCEVRDGTRIGYSAGRDAPWSDTCTVQVRVAGQKNWTALAIPFTVRPKAPQAILTSLSRTVPPGQTQTIDLYSDMTGWDGGRVGDQSSLDYTVSSPGSDFIVTQKGRTLTVEARADAHSGAVDTVAVSVSSFGGLSAQISLVVGIAAPDTPRGATFSQTCRVNSGPSCTITVIGQSGQYDPFAGKPGGGLKLAGIGDVNCSVASLSLSGTNAITATWPRSAKPAGGTCQVPYTVVDAQGRQGQGTLALDVQGYPAVPNSITTAAYTAGSVTFLVDLGSAAAAHPSLTGVDIEEDGKPVAAQCAPSVPGAYSCTVSGLTNGQPHSFTARAVNAIGESGDTTPVVAWSYESPVVSSVTATPDTPVTANTGTASISIRSRQSSGVASFLLRDSSGAQTTVQLQGGDTTNYEWQGLPVGTQTITVIPVSRYQPPNGAWGGAATGDAMSATVTIAGAPGFSSDGSLRALSNTSVELDGVQPNANYSAKTLSVIYAVWASGDSTPTCSMDQDGSPTIRGATSQTSTVFTGLDQFTSYRGMACVSNGYQATASNPVSVFTWTSTPGVSGSYTYTVGTTPKTSSTGTSTTLSWNDISGPSPSVPGPPNSRFSTQYTAAATGQTSQSFGDLFSSDRTPGTITVAYCWNGISCGSAATIAPTGAPTTAWVSVQTTPTTTPMVSDLQFSGSVDAPSGDGLTGSSGDVAVTITVDTTTNVVTYSLAFTGAYSAFGTVTLTRPYGS comes from the coding sequence ATGCCGTCGCACGACGGTCCGCTGCGTGCGGCCTTCTCCACGGGCGCCGTCGCGGGGGACGGTGTCGCGACGGGTTCCGTCGCGTACTTCGCCGACAGTCGTGGACTGATCACCGTCGACACCGAGTCCGGCACGGTGAAGCGCGCCGCGACGGCATCAGGCACGCCTGCACCGCCCACGGTCGTCGGCGGAGAGGTCTACGCCGCCTGGCTCGGCCCGGGCGGCGGAACCCTGTGGGGATCGACCAGTTCGCGCACGAGAGCATTGACAGTGCCGTCCGGTGTCGTCGAGCGGGCGAGCTCGCTCGCGCCGATGATCGCCTCCAACGGCAGCACGGCGGTGCTCGACGAGACGTCGACGGGTCTGTTGTGGACGATCCCCTCCGGCACGCTCATCCCTCGTTCGCAGTGGTCTGCGCAGAGCACGCCTCGTGAGCAGCAGACGAGCGAACAGGTCGTGCAGGTTCCCCAAGAGGAGCCGCCGGTGGCCGTGCCGTCGACTTTCGGCGTGCGCGCCGGCGCGCAGACGCTCCTGCCCGTGCTGCTGAACGCGTACGACCCGAACAAGGACGACGTGCTCACGATCGATCCCGGTTCGATCACGGCACTCAGCGACCCGGGGTTCGGAACACTGTCTCTGGCGAACGACGACCAGGGCGTGGTCTTCACGGCGCACGCCCAGAGCGGCAGCGCGACCTTCTCGTACGCGGTCACCGACGGGCGGGAGAAGTCCGCCCCGGCGACCGTCACCGTCAACCTGATGCCGTCGACTCAGCGCAGCGCGCCTGTCTGGTGCGGCGTGCAGGAGTGTCGGCAGAGCTGGCCCGTCGCTTCGCTCGCACCGGGCGGAAGCACGCGTGTGCAGGTGCTCACCGGTTGGGTCGATCCGGACGGCGACCCGATGGTTCTCGAGTCGGCGGCCAAGGTCGAGGCCAAGGCGCCGATCACGGTGGTGCCCGCGCCCGACGGCACCGTCGTCATCCAGCACACCGACCCGAACGCCGCGGGGGCGAGCTATCACGTCATGGTCACGGTGGCGGATGCCCGTGGCGGCGTCAGCCAGAAGACCCTCGACGTCGAGGTCGCCGCGAATCCCGCGCTGCAGGTGCACTCCTTCACGGCGCTGGCCGGCGTCGGTCAGACCCGCACCGTCGATGTCGGCCCGCACATCAGCGGGGGATCGGGATCCTATCGGCTGCTGAGCGCGGTCGCCACGAGCGGGCAAGGGCAGGTGACCGTCGACGCCGACCCGTCGACGGACTCGCTGACGTTGTCCGCCGGGTCGGCAGGAGACCACACGATCAGGGTCACGGTGCAGGACCTGCAGACGCACGCCCAGCAGACCGGCACGATGCGGTTCTCGGTCGAGGCCCATGCCCAGGCGCTGACCATCCCGCCGCAGACCGCATTCGTGCAGAGCAAACAAGACACCACTCTCGACGTGCTCGATGTGGTGCAGACCATGTCGTCGCGGGTGCTGTCGGTGGTCTCCGCCACCTCGAACACGCCCAGCCTGTCGGTCTCCGTCGTCGGAACGCGTCGGTTGAGGGTGTCGGGCTCGACGGGGGACGGCCAGCCGGGCGAGGTCGGCGTCGCCGACTTCACCGTGACCGATGGCGCAGGCACGACGGCCCAGGGACAGGTGACCGTCTTCCTCTCCCCGCGTTCGTCGGGCGTCGCACCGATTCCTGTTCCGGATGCCGTCACCGTGCGAGCGGGAGCCCAGATCGACATTCCCGTGACGGCGAACGACATCGCGCCGCGGGGCGAGCAGATCGAGCTCTCGCCCAGCGTGCGGGGGTCGGGAGCACCCGGCGAGCTCGCCTTCGCCTCCGGAACGACGCTGCGCTATCTCGCGCCGACGAAGGCGGGCACCTACACACTGCACTATTCGGTGTTCCTCGCCTCCGACCCGGAGCGCGTGGCCTCCTCGATCGTCACGGTGACCGTCATCGGCTCAGGAGGGGACCACCCGCCGACGCCGCCGGCACTCAGCGCCAGCGTGGTCTCTGGCAGCACCGTGAGCATCCCGGTTCCCACCTCAGGGGCCGACCCCGACGGCGACACGACGAGTCTCTCCGGCGTCGACCTGCTGCGCTCCGGGCAGGGGACGGCGTCGATGAACGCCGAGGGCACGGCGATCGAATACACGGCGCCGGCCGCGGGCGTCACGGGCGGTCAGCTGCAGTTCCGCTACCGGCTGCGCGACACCCAGGGCGAAGACGCCGCAGGCACCGTCACGGTGGCGGTGCTGCCTGCAGCACACGCCGATGTCACTCCCGTGACGTACACCGACACCGTGCACGCCGTCGTGGGCTCGCCCAAGACGATCACCGCGCAGCCGCTGCTCAGCGACAGTGACCCGGCGGGCGGCACCCTGCGACTCGTCTCGCTCGTGCCGAACGCGCCGCAGAAGTCGTCGGACGGCGAGTACGCGCGGCTGAAGGCACTCATCGACCCTGCGACCGATCTGAGCAAGGGCATCGTCAAGTTGCGTGCCGGTGCCGTGCAGGGTGTGCAGTCGTACATCTACACCGTGCGCTCGAGCGCGACCACCTCGACAGCCCAGGGCCTCATCGTGGTCGACGTCACCGAGCAGGCGGCGCCCGAGACCCCCGTCGTGGCCGATACCGTCGTGACGCTCGCCGACCGGCTTCGGCTCGCCACCGGCATCGACGTCGTCAGCGGCAAGGTGGTCTGGCCGTCGGGTGATGCCGCGACGATGACGCTGAACGTGGTCGGCGCTGCGGCATCCAGGTACACGGCGAAGGGCAACCGGATCTCAGGGCCGCTGCCCGCGGACGGTGCCCTGATTCCGTTCTCGCTGACCGGAACCGACGTGTTCGGCCACAAGCGCGTCGCGTACGGCTTTCTGCGCATCCCGGCGTTCGACGAAATGCCGGTGGCGTTGAAGAGCGGTCTCGATCCTTACAACGTCGGCGAGGAGCAGACCACCACCGTCGATGTTGCGAAGGCGGCCGGTGTCGCCAAGGGCGACCGACTCGAGCTGAAGAGCGGCAGCGAGCTGCCCGTGCAACGCGCGAACGCGCGCTGCGAGGTGCGCGACGGCACCCGCATCGGCTACAGCGCGGGCAGGGATGCTCCGTGGAGCGACACCTGCACGGTGCAGGTGCGCGTCGCAGGCCAGAAGAACTGGACGGCGCTCGCCATCCCGTTCACGGTGCGCCCGAAGGCGCCGCAGGCGATCCTGACTTCGCTCAGCCGCACGGTGCCGCCCGGCCAGACCCAGACCATCGACCTCTACTCCGACATGACGGGCTGGGACGGCGGACGCGTCGGCGATCAATCGTCGCTCGACTACACGGTGTCCTCGCCTGGCAGCGACTTCATCGTGACGCAGAAGGGGCGCACGCTCACGGTCGAGGCCAGAGCGGACGCGCACTCCGGCGCCGTCGACACGGTGGCGGTCTCCGTGTCGTCGTTCGGCGGGCTGAGCGCGCAGATCTCGCTGGTCGTCGGCATCGCCGCGCCCGACACGCCGAGGGGCGCGACGTTCAGCCAGACGTGCCGCGTGAACTCCGGTCCCAGCTGCACGATCACCGTCATCGGACAGTCGGGCCAGTACGACCCGTTCGCGGGCAAACCCGGAGGCGGTCTCAAGCTGGCGGGCATCGGCGACGTCAACTGCTCCGTCGCGAGCCTCTCGCTCTCCGGAACGAATGCCATCACCGCCACCTGGCCCCGAAGTGCGAAGCCGGCGGGCGGCACCTGCCAGGTCCCGTACACGGTGGTGGATGCCCAGGGCAGGCAGGGCCAGGGAACTCTCGCTCTCGACGTGCAGGGTTACCCCGCCGTGCCGAACTCCATCACGACGGCTGCCTACACCGCCGGCAGCGTCACCTTCCTGGTCGATCTCGGCAGCGCGGCGGCGGCGCATCCCTCGCTCACCGGCGTGGACATCGAGGAAGACGGCAAACCGGTCGCGGCGCAGTGCGCGCCGAGCGTGCCGGGCGCCTACTCGTGCACCGTGTCGGGCCTCACCAACGGGCAGCCGCACAGCTTCACTGCACGGGCCGTCAACGCCATCGGCGAGTCGGGCGACACGACACCCGTGGTGGCCTGGTCGTACGAGTCTCCGGTCGTGTCGTCGGTGACGGCGACGCCCGACACCCCGGTGACCGCGAACACCGGAACAGCGTCCATCTCGATCCGTTCGCGGCAGAGCAGCGGCGTCGCCTCGTTCCTGCTGCGCGACAGCTCCGGTGCGCAGACCACCGTTCAGCTGCAGGGCGGTGACACCACCAACTACGAATGGCAGGGTCTGCCCGTCGGCACCCAGACCATCACGGTCATCCCGGTGAGTCGTTACCAGCCGCCGAACGGTGCGTGGGGCGGCGCGGCGACCGGCGATGCGATGAGCGCGACCGTCACGATCGCCGGGGCGCCTGGCTTCAGCTCAGACGGGAGCCTTCGCGCACTCTCCAACACGTCGGTCGAGCTCGACGGTGTGCAGCCGAACGCGAATTACAGCGCGAAGACCCTGTCGGTGATCTATGCCGTGTGGGCGTCGGGCGACTCGACGCCCACGTGCTCCATGGATCAGGACGGCAGCCCGACCATTCGGGGAGCGACCTCGCAGACGAGCACGGTCTTCACGGGGCTCGACCAGTTCACCTCGTATCGCGGCATGGCGTGCGTGTCCAACGGCTACCAGGCGACGGCATCCAACCCCGTCTCGGTGTTCACCTGGACGAGCACGCCCGGTGTGTCCGGCAGCTACACCTACACGGTGGGCACCACACCGAAGACGTCCAGCACGGGAACATCGACCACCCTGTCGTGGAACGACATCTCCGGGCCGTCGCCGAGCGTGCCCGGGCCGCCGAACAGCCGTTTCAGCACGCAGTACACGGCGGCGGCCACCGGGCAGACGTCGCAGAGCTTCGGCGACCTGTTCTCCTCGGACCGCACGCCGGGAACCATCACCGTCGCGTACTGCTGGAACGGCATCAGCTGCGGCTCCGCCGCGACGATCGCTCCGACAGGGGCGCCGACGACGGCCTGGGTGTCGGTGCAGACGACGCCGACGACCACTCCCATGGTCAGCGACCTGCAGTTCAGCGGATCGGTCGACGCACCGAGCGGTGACGGCCTGACCGGGTCGTCAGGCGACGTGGCCGTCACCATCACCGTCGACACCACGACCAACGTCGTCACCTATTCGCTGGCGTTCACCGGCGCGTACTCCGCGTTCGGCACCGTCACCCTGACCCGCCCCTACGGCTCATGA